One Mangifera indica cultivar Alphonso chromosome 4, CATAS_Mindica_2.1, whole genome shotgun sequence genomic region harbors:
- the LOC123213404 gene encoding sister chromatid cohesion 1 protein 3, whose protein sequence is MFYSQTFLARKGPLGTVWCAAHLQHRLKKSHYTSTNIPSTVDRIMFPEVPIALRLSGHLLLGVVRIYSKKVDYLHHDCNVVLIGLRKAFTTVNVNLPEDATQAQIESITFPERMDLDAVDLDDLIYDDHYDRHLRDQEEITLTDQIPIGRDIYVAISFDEDVIMDSVWPEEVANLGVQQMETIVPVPPMDADAGFQLGPSNQTEVLSETVDDQNAGVSNQREPLSEALNLQQPEPGQSNQTDVLDKTMDFQEPSPSNQTDNLDPRKTDQASPHSVPEFEVMRDATHDFSPGNMPPVFTNHVHDATEPLGSPGKNLNEKEVHTLNLEDVLESGGLSFQFHQHSEPSASAVSQEAAEIFDTHISLGHPTPELAIRSTPPVQRKKPRALKRKILDKSIVLSNKFMKKALEDSSYLLRKKRNLPGSDLEVWKLNNHVRKEQVFQEPSLTGMCEDIRNIFKKDYISAKPYLFSIEEDIVEPMAMDSLAPETEANLQPLITDSPALQAQAILDPGVVQSPLHTTESILQPRIVESPHHSAEAIQEPSVACSSSPVPENDMEIERFRNEERNIGNDNLPEFMASGKDGFTPFSTNTTRSGSVSQAGTTVRSPTLPTPDVAALTGTRGSELETPTTLIEEGIGLEYTGLSDIPELVNTAEAEELSFLEAENNTPTGSQASQGVDSLSVRTRAVAQYLKHHSPITPVSEDPSGHLSLNKILTGKTRKLSARMFFETLVLKSHGLIDVQQEEPYGDIALKLTDTLSKADI, encoded by the exons atgttttattcaCAGACATTTCTGGCTCGTAAAGGTCCGCTCGGCACCGTCTGGTGTGCGGCGCATCTCCAGCACCGGCTCAAAAAGTCTCACTACACCTCCACCAACATTCCCTCCACCGTCG ATCGTATTATGTTTCCGGAAGTTCCGATTGCGTTGAGACTGTCGGGGCATCTTCTGTTAGGCGTGGTTCGGATCTATTCGAAGAAAGTTGATTATCTTCATCATGACTGTAATGTCGTTTTGATTGGGTTGAGAAAAGCTTTTACTACTGTTAATGTTAATTTGCCTGAGGATGCCACACAAGCTCAGATTGAAAGTATTACTTTTCCTGAAAGGATGGACCTTGATGCTGTGGATTTGGATGACCTTATTTATGATGACCATTATGATCGTCATCTTAGGGATCAGGAGGAGATTACACTTACAG ATCAAATTCCTATTGGGAGAGATATTTATGTTGCGATATCTTTTGATGAG GATGTTATAATGGATTCTGTGTGGCCGGAAGAGGTTGCAAATTTGGGAGTTCAACAAATGGAGAC CATTGTTCCTGTACCTCCAATGGATGCTGATGCGGGTTTTCAGCTTGGTCCAAGTAATCAGACAGAAGTACTTAGTGAGACTGTGGATGATCAAAATGCTGGTGTAAGTAATCAGAGAGAACCACTTAGTGAGGCTCTGAACCTGCAACAGCCTG AACCTGGTCAGAGCAATCAGACAGATGTTCTTGATAAAACAATGGATTTTCAAGAACCCAGTCCAAGTAATCAGACAGATAACCTTGATCCAAGGAAAACTGATCAGGCTTCTCCACATAGTGTTCCAGAATTTGAAGTTATGCGTGATGCTACCCATGATTTTAGCCCTGGAAACATGCCTCCGGTATTTACCAATCATGTACATGATGCAACTGAGCCTTTAGGATCTCCAGGCAAGAACTTGAATGAGAAGGAAGTTCATACTCTAAATTTAGAGGATGTATTGGAATCTGGAGGGCTTTCCTTTCAATTTCACCAACATTCAGAACCATCAGCTTCTGCAGTTTCACAAGAAGCTGCCGAGATTTTTGATACACATATTTCCCTCG GGCATCCAACTCCTGAATTGGCTATCCGATCAACTCCTCCTGTACAGCGGAAAAAACCAAGAGCACTGAAAAGAAAGATTCTTGATAAGTCCATAGTGCTGTCTAATAA GTTTATGAAGAAAGCACTTGAAGATTCCAGTTATTTATTAAGGAAGAAGAGAAATTTGCCTGGCTCTGATTTAGAAGTGTGGAAGTTGAACAACCATGTCAGAAAGGAGCAAGTCTTTCAAGAGCCTTCGTTAACTG GGATGTGTGAAGATATCCGCAATATCTTCAAAAAGGACTATATCTCAGCCAAACCCTATTTGTTTTCCATTGAGGAAGATATAGTAGAACCCATGGCCATGGATTCTCTTGCACCTGAAACAGAAGCTAACTTGCAGCCCCTGATTACTGATTCTCCAGCTCTTCAGGCTCAAGCTATCCTGGATCCTGGGGTTGTGCAATCTCCTTTGCACACAACTGAAAGTATTCTGCAGCCTAGGATTGTAGAATCTCCTCATCACTCAGCTGAAGCTATCCAGGAGCCTAGTGTGGCATGTTCTTCTAGTCCAGTGCCTGAAAATGATATGGAAATTGAAAGATTTAGAAATGAGGAAAGAAATATTGGCAATGATAATTTACCTGAATTTATGGCTTCTGGAAAAGATGGCTTTACTCCTTTCTCAACTAATACCACAAGATCTGGGTCAGTATCCCAGGCAGGAACAACTGTCAGGTCTCCAACGCTACCTACACCAGATGTTGCAGCTTTGACTGGAACTCGTGGATCTGAGCTTGAAACACCAACAACACTTATTGAGGAGGGAATTGGACTTGAGTACACTGGGCTATCAGATATTCCAGAGTTGGTAAATACTGCAGAAGCAGAA GAGCTTAGTTTCCTGGAAGCAGAAAACAATACACCAACAG GATCCCAAGCAAGTCAAGGAGTTGACTCATTGTCTGTGAGAACCAG GGCAGTGGCTCAATATCTAAAACATCATTCTCCTATTACCCCGGTCTCGGAAGACCCATCTGGCCATCTCAGTTTGAACAAGATCTTAACAGGGAAAACAAGAAAGTTATCTGCAAGAATGTTTTTTGAGACATTG GTTTTGAAGAGCCATGGACTTATTGATGTGCAGCAAGAAGAGCCTTACGGAGATATTGCTTTAAAGTTGACTGATACACTCTCTAAGGCAGATATATGA